ctgaggacctctcctggaccctcaagaCCTCAACcttggtcaaaaaggcacagcagtgcTTTTAccttttgaggaggctgaagaaagcccacCTGTCTCCCAAGGTCCTTGTAAACATTAACCACTGTACAataagagcattctgactaaccgtgcaacagtgtggtttggtttgGGTACTCCATGGCCATCCAGAAGGCCCAGCAACAGGTAgggaaaaccgcccagcacatcactggtgcccagctcccagccatcgtggGCCTCCATTGCAAGCATGGTCTGTACAGAGTGCGCAACATCATcggggacccttcacacccatgctacaaactgtttgccctcctaacatctggcaggtggtacaggtctctttggtcccgcaccagcaggctcaggaaaaGTTACttcccatccactgtaaccctgctgaactctgtgacccttCACTAAACAAACCCACCCGGccaccgcttagtactgcctctcagggaccttgttgcactacgctctttgtactactggactgtgACATTGCTTttcaaagtctgataaggacgttttcagttgttacatgtacttgtctacctcaggaaaCTCATTGCTAATATccctacatttcagttgcacatgctacattaaatttgccttcattgcacatttagaattgccatttgtacttgcatttacattttctgcactcctgtttttgcacttctggttacaTGCTTACTGCATTCCGTTGCACTGTACTTGTACAATGATAATAAAGTGGAATCTAATCTGTAGGGAATTGGTCAGTGGCCTGGCAAGACCACAATCTCCTTCAACGTCAGTAAGACAAAGGTTTATAACATGGACTACTGTTATTTCCATGCCTGCTATGTGGTACCAGCGCCTCATTAACCATCAACACAATAAACTGCATGTTTTACCCAGAGGCCCCAACACTGTTAAACAACCTACTTTATATTACCAATCCACCTGTAATCCCCGTAAATAGCAACGTAAGTTATTAACgtaatttagattttatttctattttatttctattaatttttatttttggaaaagggAATGCAAATAGGCATTTGTTTGTAGACACCTGTCGTAAAcaaagcatgtgacaaataacatttgatttgattcaaAGTGTCCTACATTGCTTACTTGTTAGTACTGAACAACAAGTTCCCCCaaaacacagctctctgttcttgttGATAAATTGCTTTCGACTATCAAACGTTATACCTGGGTAGGTAGTTTAAATGCCTAGGGCATGATCGGGCATGCTATAGTCCGCCTCTTTCTCAATTTCATAACAGTTAACGTGCTTTTGGTAGTTCGTCCGTTTAATGCTACGTTACACACCTTTTTTTCGTACTGAACGCATCCCTGCATTCTTGAGTCACATGAAATCGCCCCTCCCCGCTGTTGGTGAAAGTCACGTGAAACATCAAAGTTAAATCTAGCTTATGTTGCTATCAATTCAACTAcccaaattatttttaacatctGTTTTTCGGTTTTCATTTTACGTGCGTCAACCAGCCCTTTCAGGCGATAACGTTTCAGATGACCTGGCGTCGGTAATATAATCATTATCAAATGTTATTGCATGTTTTGGGCCTGCCAGCTTACGTTCTTTGGCTAGCTAGAAGTACAACAGCAGCTAGGGACTATATGCCACAGTATGTTTGTGAAGGCGTAAAATCAGCAAGCAATGGACCTATACGCTCGCTAGCTATCAAAACAAGTAATGTATGAACAATGGTCTTTGAAACCAAAATAAGGAGATATaactaacatttaaataatttgtgtaGAATTTAGTATATTTTCCTTGCCTAGACAACTACAGTTCAGACTAAGGACGGCTaacttctttgtgatctgaactcCTACTGtaactagttagctagcaaaAACGTTTGACGTTAGCAAAGCTGTAGCTTACGAAAACTAACTTGCTCGCTCCTTGTCGTACCTTTACCttgtatttataaaatacagCCCACTGTCGTTTACTGTACTCGTTTATTTCTTCGGGAAGAACATTAGGGAAACTATCTCGGTAACCGATTGTCCAATTCAAACATAGCAAGTTCTGGCTAGCTAACATAAAATATCTGGCTACACCTGAATTCAATAACAGCTAAAGTTGCAATCCCGTTTTGTTTATTGTATATTCCTTTTTGTGAACAgaactgctagctagctactcgTTAGCTAATTGGTACTGTATAGTAGTGATGAtgcatatgtttttatttggatttttcACATAGCCCTGTTTTATTATCCTTATTTTGTGTAATATAATCTTGCTATGAATATAATTCACTAGTAATTTTGCTGTAATGTCATGTCTACTTGGGTGTTACTGTCTACTAACCATATTTCagtgtttcctgtgtgtttctcattttatgtttttgttatttgtgttttgctgAAGCTGATAAAGTACAGGCTGAAGAGGGCAAGTCAAACTGACCAGTGATTCAGCATTATTCAGCAAACTGCACAATTAAGGGGATGTCAAGCACAGCCATGAAGAAAAAGGTGGGTAAACTAATGTCTTTTTTCCCCATATTGTGTTAAGTATTAAAACACTGGACTGTCAGAAAAGTAGTATTAATGTGGTTGTCCCCTAATATGTAATTGGTTGATGTCATATAAAGGTGCTGCTGATGGGCAAGAGTGGGTCTGGGAAGACAAGTATGAGATCCATTATCTTTGCTAACTACATAGCCAGAGACACACGCCGCCTGGGAGCCACGAGTAAGTGCTAGCTGAAGTGTCTGAACATGTTAAGCAGGCTGAAAATAACTAATTGTAATAGTTGTCAAAGACAAGTTTTGTTGATGCTCAGCCGGTTCTAATGATTGAAATCTTGCTTTCTCTTATTTTCTTTCCAATTAGTTGATGTGGAGCACTCTCATGTGCGATTCCTTGGCAATTTGGTTTTAAACTTGTGGGACTGTGGAGGGTATGTCAAACTCTCTTAACCtaaattgatacattttatagcaTCAAATTACTATCACCACAATTAACAATCTGCTTTCTGTGTTTCAGACAAGACACATTCATGGAGAACTACTTTACCAGCCAAAGAGACAACATATTCAGGAACGTGGAGGTGCTGATATATGTGTTTGATGTGGAGAGCCGTGAGCTGGAGAAGGACATGCATTACTACCAGTCCTGTCTGGAGGCCATCCTTCAGAACTCCCCTGATGCTAAGGTCTTCTGCCTGGTGCACAAAATGGATCTTGTTCAGGAGGACCAAAGAGACCTGGTGAGTTGGGGATCGCATAAACTTCttgccacacacacttgaccaACCAATTAGTAGCCTTTTATTTGAGCATATATGCTTACATCTCTATGGTTAAGAGATGAGTGTCCCCCACATTTCTCTTTCCAGATCTTTAAGGAGCGAGAAGAGGACCTTAGGCGGCTGTCCAGGCCTTTGGCTTGCACCTGCTTCAGAACGTCAATCTGGGATGAAACTCTGTACAAGGTTGCTGCTCTGTTTTCATGTTTGTCTGTACTGTCAGGTGATTTTCTGACTAACACATTGTTCTCCATCTCAAGGCATGGTCCAGTATTGTTTATCAGCTGATCCCTAATGTACAGCAGCTGGAGACGAATCTGCGTAACTTCGCTCAGATCATTGAAGCAGATGAAGTGCTTCTGTTTGAGAGAGCAACTTTTCTGGTAATTGCTTTTAGCTATTAAAAACTTGCTTGAATTTTTCAATAGCTGATGTTTGGAAATGGTGTCATTTCTATCAATGATGTAATCCGAGTTTGTATGGGCATGAAAATCCTGGATATGTATTAAAttctgtaattaatttagagaatattatacattatattttatcaATTCCATAATAGCAAATTCAAAAGATCTTGTAGCTTGGCTAGTTATCTCAATCCGTAATAGTTAATTTGAGTGTCTGTAAATCCTTTTCATTTACCTTTAGAGAATAAGTGTTTCACTAAACACCCAGATAATTCGTCACGTGCAGTTTGTAttctgcaaatgtattaatttcCTATGTTATATTCAATGGGCTGGTGGCAACTTCTCTTATCCACAGCCAAATTCCTCCTCACTTCATGCCTAGGAAAGGATGACTACAGCTAGCCTGTTCTATAAAGAGTAGAGAATAAACATGCACTGGAGCTTCTAAGTCTTTAGTAAAAGTGCAACCCTTTTCAAAAGGTCAGAGATAATGAAATAAGGCCATTCCTTTATTAGGAATCTGTTCATTGTGTTGAATCGAATCATGTGAATCAGTCATTGCTGGAAGAACTGTTTAATGTAGCCGTTTGTTTAGGTGTGTACGGTTGCAATACTTCAATGATTCTCAAACTCAATACATGCCAGTCAGCCTGCAAAGCAACCCTTAAGTAGCTAATACAAATATTGCTAGAATGTTTCCTTAAGCTATATAAGTATTGTAGGAAACCatagaaagtaaaaaaaaattctccagAATCACAACTAGATATATAGGCTAACAAACCACATTTTACAAATGAAACTATTAAATGACTTAGACACATACTTTAGTTGCTGCTAATTAATGTGGTTTGAATTTCATATTATATCTGTCAAAGATCAactaaatgtttgtgttacagGTAATATCTCACTATCAGTGCAAAGAGC
This genomic window from Esox lucius isolate fEsoLuc1 chromosome 7, fEsoLuc1.pri, whole genome shotgun sequence contains:
- the rraga gene encoding ras-related GTP-binding protein A — its product is MSSTAMKKKVLLMGKSGSGKTSMRSIIFANYIARDTRRLGATIDVEHSHVRFLGNLVLNLWDCGGQDTFMENYFTSQRDNIFRNVEVLIYVFDVESRELEKDMHYYQSCLEAILQNSPDAKVFCLVHKMDLVQEDQRDLIFKEREEDLRRLSRPLACTCFRTSIWDETLYKAWSSIVYQLIPNVQQLETNLRNFAQIIEADEVLLFERATFLVISHYQCKEQRDAHRFEKISNIIKQFKLSCSKLAASFQSMEVRNSNFAAFIDVFTSNTYVMVIMSDPSIPSAATLINIRNARKHFEKLERVDGPKHSLHMRMR